One Streptomyces umbrinus genomic window, CCGAAGCCGGGCGGAGTCTGTCCTGGCGGAAGCAGTACCGACCGGCGAGGAGTTGAGCCGAGCATGCAGTGTCCGAAGTGTCACGCGCCGATGCACACGTACAACCGCAATGGCGTCCAGATCGAGCAGTGCAGCGGCTGCCGCGGGATATTTCTCGACTACGGCGAGCTGGAGTCGCTGGCCCGCCTGGAGGGCCAGTACTCGCAGCCCGCACCGCCGCCCCCTGGTGTCCCGCAGGCGTACCCGGCCGCAGGTGCCCCGCAGGCGTACCCTGCGGCCCCCGCACCCGCCTGGGGTGCCCCGCACGGCGGTCACGGCGGCCATGGCGGTCACTACGGCCACAACAAGCGTCACAAGAGCTTCGGCCACATGCTCTTCTCCTCCTGACGGACCAGGAGGAACGACGAAGCCCCCGACCGTACGAGACGGCCGGGGGCTTCGGCTGGTGCGCGATACTGGGATTGAACCAGTGACCTCTTCCGTGTCAGGGAAGCGCTCTCCCGCTGAGCTAATCGCGCAGGTGGGACCTGCAGATGGTGCGTAGTGCGTGCGCGATACTGGGATTGAACCAGTGACCTCTTCCGTGTCAGGGAAGCGCTCTCCCGCTGAGCTAATCGCGCGGGATCGGATCTCGCCGAACGTACCGGAAGATCCAGTGGACGATACTGGGATTGAACCAGTGACCTCTTCCGTGTCAGGGAAGCGCTCTCCCGCTGAGCTAATCGTCCTTGGAGGTGGAGACGGGATTTGAACCCGTGTAGACGGCTTTGCAGGCCGTTGCCTCGCCTCTCGGCCACTCCACCAGGAGTGCGGGGGTTCGGGAAGATCCCCCACTTCCTGCGAGCGGACGACCAGGTTCGAACTGGCGACCTCAACCTTGGCAAGGTTGCGCTCTACCAACTGAGCTACGTCCGCTTGTCGTTTCCGGTTCGCGTGAGCGTCCCGGCGACGTGTTGAACTCTAGCGGATTCCGGGGCCAGCACAAAAACGCGTTTGTGCAGCGTGCTGCGCTACGCCCGCTCCAGGACACGGCCGGGGCACCCGCGGGTCACCCGCCATAGACTCACAGCCGTGCACGACCTCCCAGCTCTCGCCCGTTTCGGCAACATCGTCGCGACCGGTCTCCTCGATGTCACCAGCGACCCGGCGGCCCTGGACTCCAGTGGCTTCTGGGCCGTCAGCGCCGACTTCGAGGGGCGGCTGGTCTGTGCCCGTTTCGCGGACGTACGACGGGAGCCCGTCCCCTCGCCGGTGCCGGGGGAGTGGCACGGTCCGGCGGTCGGTGACTGGACGTCGTCGCTCGACCGCGCCGCGTACACGGCCGGTGTCCGGCGCATCCGGGAGCACATCGCGGCAGGTGACCTGTACCAGGCGAACCTCTGCCGGGTCCTGTCCGCGCCCGTCGAGCCCGGCGCCGACGTGGACGCGCTGACCGCCCTGCTGGCGCGCGGCAACCCGGCACCGTATGCCGGAACGATTCGCCTGCCCAGCCACGACGTGGAGACAGCGACCGCGTCACCCGAGCTCTTCCTCCGGGTCAGCGGGGCGGTGGTCGAGTCGGGCCCGATCAAGGGCACCGGGCGGACCGAGGCGGACCTGTTGGAGAAGGACCGCGCCGAGAACGTGATGATCGTGGACCTGGTGCGCAACGACCTGGGCAGGGTGTGCGCCACGGGCAGCGTGACCGTGCCCGACCTGTGCGTGGTCGAGAAGCACCCCGGGCTGGTCCACCTCGTCTCCACCGTCCGGGGCGAACTGCGCGAGGGCGCGGGCTGGCCCGAACTGCTGGCCGCGGCCTTCCCGCCCGGCTCGGTGACCGGTGCGCCGAAGTCCAGCGCCCTGCGGATCATCGAGGCCCTGGAGACCGCGCCACGGGGCCCGTACTGCGGCGGCATCGGCTGGGTCGACGCGGACCGCGGCACCGGAGAGCTGGCCGTCGGCATCCGCACCTTCTGGATCGACCGGGCGGAGGGCGTGCTGCGCTTCGGTTCCGGCGCGGGCATCACCTGGGGTTCGGACCCTGACCGGGAGTGGGAGGAGACCGAACTGAAAGCCGCGCGACTGCTCGCTGTAGCGTCGGGGGTGTACCCAGGGGCGTACGACGCA contains:
- a CDS encoding TFIIB-type zinc ribbon-containing protein, which produces MQCPKCHAPMHTYNRNGVQIEQCSGCRGIFLDYGELESLARLEGQYSQPAPPPPGVPQAYPAAGAPQAYPAAPAPAWGAPHGGHGGHGGHYGHNKRHKSFGHMLFSS
- a CDS encoding chorismate-binding protein is translated as MHDLPALARFGNIVATGLLDVTSDPAALDSSGFWAVSADFEGRLVCARFADVRREPVPSPVPGEWHGPAVGDWTSSLDRAAYTAGVRRIREHIAAGDLYQANLCRVLSAPVEPGADVDALTALLARGNPAPYAGTIRLPSHDVETATASPELFLRVSGAVVESGPIKGTGRTEADLLEKDRAENVMIVDLVRNDLGRVCATGSVTVPDLCVVEKHPGLVHLVSTVRGELREGAGWPELLAAAFPPGSVTGAPKSSALRIIEALETAPRGPYCGGIGWVDADRGTGELAVGIRTFWIDRAEGVLRFGSGAGITWGSDPDREWEETELKAARLLAVASGVYPGAYDASEGTHR